Proteins from one Paenibacillus amylolyticus genomic window:
- the sufC gene encoding Fe-S cluster assembly ATPase SufC has protein sequence MATNFVIEGLKATIEGKEILKGINLEMKGGEIHAIMGPNGTGKSTLASALMGHPKYEVTDGTITLDGEDVLDMAVDERARAGLFLAMQYPSEIAGVTNSDFLRSAINARRGEGNEISLIKFIRQMEGKMKELDMNPEFAHRYLNEGFSGGEKKRNEILQMMLLDPKIVVLDEIDSGLDIDALKIVANGVNAMKSEDRGFLIITHYQRLLNYITPDYVHVMMQGRIVKSGGPELAHRLEAEGYDWVKEELGITDETVGQEA, from the coding sequence ATGGCTACGAATTTCGTCATTGAAGGTCTGAAAGCGACGATCGAAGGTAAGGAAATCCTGAAAGGCATCAACCTGGAAATGAAAGGTGGAGAAATCCACGCAATCATGGGTCCAAACGGAACAGGTAAATCAACTCTGGCTTCTGCATTGATGGGCCATCCAAAATATGAAGTAACTGACGGTACAATTACACTTGACGGTGAAGATGTATTGGATATGGCAGTAGATGAGCGCGCACGTGCAGGTCTATTCCTGGCTATGCAATATCCAAGTGAAATCGCGGGTGTTACGAACTCCGACTTCTTGCGTAGTGCAATCAACGCACGTCGCGGCGAAGGTAACGAGATCTCCCTGATCAAGTTCATTCGTCAAATGGAAGGTAAAATGAAAGAACTCGATATGAACCCTGAGTTTGCTCACCGTTACCTGAATGAAGGTTTCTCCGGTGGTGAGAAAAAACGTAACGAGATTCTGCAAATGATGCTGCTTGATCCGAAAATCGTAGTACTTGATGAAATTGACTCCGGTCTGGACATCGATGCTCTGAAAATCGTGGCCAACGGTGTAAATGCAATGAAGAGCGAAGATCGTGGTTTCTTGATCATCACTCACTATCAACGCCTGCTTAACTACATTACTCCTGACTACGTACACGTTATGATGCAAGGTCGTATCGTGAAATCCGGCGGACCTGAACTGGCACACCGTCTGGAAGCGGAAGGATATGACTGGGTTAAGGAAGAGCTGGGAATTACAGACGAAACTGTAGGTCAAGAAGCGTAA
- a CDS encoding DUF1802 family protein produces the protein MLAPTIPALKEWASAIKALETGRQIMVMRKGGIVEETRHFELKSPAFYLYPTYEHQRKELIKSSDQSYVEESLAEWVPEASTIRITAYAEVTQDLEIRDQEMLDRLLDFHMWTADFAEDRLKWKRKDPLHVLILRVYRLKEPMEIPVLPEYNGCRSWISIPNGPVPREMTPVVDVADFDEQVQKINEMLKL, from the coding sequence ATGTTAGCACCAACGATACCGGCTTTAAAAGAATGGGCTTCTGCAATCAAGGCACTGGAAACGGGTCGCCAGATTATGGTGATGCGCAAAGGTGGGATTGTGGAAGAAACCCGACATTTTGAGCTGAAAAGTCCAGCGTTTTACCTGTATCCGACTTATGAACATCAGCGTAAAGAACTGATTAAGTCCTCGGATCAATCCTATGTTGAAGAATCACTGGCCGAATGGGTGCCCGAAGCTTCGACAATCCGCATTACTGCTTATGCCGAAGTAACGCAGGATCTGGAGATACGAGATCAGGAGATGCTGGATCGACTTCTTGACTTTCATATGTGGACAGCGGATTTTGCCGAAGACCGTTTGAAATGGAAACGGAAAGATCCGCTTCATGTATTGATTTTACGTGTGTACCGTTTGAAGGAACCGATGGAAATCCCCGTACTGCCTGAATATAATGGTTGTCGTTCATGGATTTCTATTCCGAATGGTCCGGTGCCGCGCGAAATGACGCCGGTGGTGGACGTTGCGGATTTTGACGAACAGGTACAGAAGATTAACGAGATGCTCAAATTGTAA
- a CDS encoding Dps family protein translates to MATKNKTDQAKSVEQVLNRQVANLNVLYVKIHNYHWYVKGPNFFTLHVKFEEFYNEVTVQMDEIAERILTLKGSPAATMKEYLELSSIQEAAGGEDAKAMVQNLIEDFATLSNEYQEGIEVADAAEDQPTSDMLTGFKADLEKHMWMLRSFLG, encoded by the coding sequence ATGGCTACAAAAAACAAAACAGATCAAGCGAAATCAGTGGAACAAGTACTTAATCGTCAGGTGGCGAATCTGAACGTATTGTATGTCAAAATTCATAACTATCACTGGTACGTGAAAGGACCTAACTTCTTCACATTGCATGTGAAATTTGAAGAGTTCTACAACGAAGTTACCGTACAAATGGATGAAATTGCGGAGCGTATCCTTACGCTAAAAGGTAGCCCGGCGGCTACAATGAAAGAGTATCTGGAACTTTCCTCTATCCAGGAGGCAGCTGGCGGCGAAGATGCGAAGGCAATGGTGCAAAACCTGATCGAGGACTTCGCTACACTTTCGAATGAATATCAGGAAGGTATCGAAGTTGCAGATGCAGCTGAAGATCAACCGACTTCCGATATGCTGACTGGCTTCAAGGCTGACCTTGAGAAACACATGTGGATGCTTCGCTCTTTCCTGGGTTAA
- the mtnK gene encoding S-methyl-5-thioribose kinase, with product MSPFNPQDAIELAKTLPGPFAADANLDCHEIGDGNLNLVFHITDRNSDKSIIIKQALPYAKVVGESWPLSLVRARIEREILQEEYRLCPGMVPEVYHYDDDLALTVMEDLSDHVIMRKGLIEGVSYPLFAQHIGEFMARTLFFTSDLGMDQQLKKEQQGRFINPDQCKITEDLIFDEPYRVAEKNNYDASIEDEAEALRADGELHLEVALLREKFLTHGQALLHGDLHTGSIFVTPESTKVIDPEFAFYGPMGFDVGAVLANLLLNYASLPGWIQDETALRERETLLLNMVHDVWTEFESRFHALWANDLVDPMAKVPGYQDLYVQQLFRDSIGFAGAKMVRRIVGLAHVADIDTIPNAAERERSQRKSLAIGKALIKNNRRLNTIGEVLDIVSTAVTTTKA from the coding sequence ATATCGCCCTTTAACCCCCAGGATGCAATTGAACTGGCCAAAACATTACCGGGTCCGTTTGCGGCAGATGCGAATCTGGATTGTCACGAGATCGGCGACGGCAATCTGAATTTGGTATTCCACATCACGGATCGGAACTCCGATAAAAGTATCATTATCAAACAGGCGCTTCCTTATGCGAAAGTGGTTGGCGAATCATGGCCGCTCTCTCTTGTACGTGCCCGCATAGAACGCGAAATTCTGCAGGAAGAGTATCGTCTGTGTCCAGGGATGGTACCGGAAGTGTATCATTACGATGATGACCTCGCGCTAACGGTTATGGAGGATTTGAGTGATCATGTGATCATGCGCAAAGGCCTAATCGAAGGTGTTTCCTATCCTCTTTTTGCACAGCATATTGGGGAATTCATGGCAAGAACGCTGTTCTTCACATCCGACTTGGGCATGGATCAGCAATTGAAGAAGGAACAACAGGGCAGATTCATTAACCCGGACCAGTGCAAAATAACGGAAGATCTGATCTTTGATGAACCCTACCGGGTCGCTGAAAAAAATAATTACGATGCTTCCATCGAAGATGAAGCTGAAGCTCTTCGCGCAGATGGGGAGCTCCACCTTGAAGTTGCCTTGCTGCGGGAAAAATTCCTGACACATGGGCAGGCACTGCTTCATGGAGATTTGCATACAGGCAGTATTTTTGTTACACCTGAATCGACGAAAGTCATCGATCCGGAATTTGCATTTTACGGACCCATGGGATTCGATGTCGGTGCAGTCCTTGCGAACCTACTCTTGAACTATGCTTCTCTGCCAGGATGGATTCAGGATGAGACTGCGTTGCGTGAGCGTGAAACGCTTTTGCTGAATATGGTTCATGATGTATGGACTGAATTCGAATCCCGTTTCCATGCCCTCTGGGCTAATGACCTGGTGGACCCAATGGCCAAAGTGCCAGGGTATCAGGATCTGTATGTACAACAATTGTTCAGAGATTCGATCGGCTTCGCAGGCGCCAAAATGGTTCGTCGTATCGTGGGACTCGCTCACGTGGCGGACATAGATACCATTCCTAATGCGGCGGAACGTGAACGTTCTCAGCGTAAATCATTGGCCATTGGTAAAGCGTTAATCAAAAATAATCGTCGCTTGAATACCATCGGTGAAGTACTGGATATTGTATCTACAGCGGTAACTACCACTAAGGCTTAA
- the mtnA gene encoding S-methyl-5-thioribose-1-phosphate isomerase, giving the protein MTTTEYQPLSSLIWKKDKLEMLDQRLLPETILMLKLYTPEEVWESIHSMKVRGAPAIGIAAAFGVVLGAKSYDGTTIQGWLDHVKSICAHLATSRPTAVNLFWALDRMMQRANVVVESGLSLEEGTDALEVEALLIQKEDEEVCRMIGENALPLFEDGMGVLTHCNAGGLATAKYGTATAPMYLAQERGIHLKVFADETRPVLQGARLTAFELQQAGIDVTLLCDNMAGMVMSKGWVQAVIVGTDRVAANGDVANKIGTYSLAVLAKAHNIPFYVASPLSTIDLSTPSGDLIPIEERAAEEVTEGFGKRTAPQGVKVFNPAFDVTPNEYVTAIITEKGVVRAPFQENLAALFAKEEA; this is encoded by the coding sequence ATGACAACCACTGAATATCAGCCTCTGTCCTCTCTCATTTGGAAAAAGGACAAGCTTGAAATGCTTGATCAGCGTCTGTTGCCCGAAACCATCCTCATGCTGAAATTGTACACACCTGAAGAAGTATGGGAATCCATCCACTCCATGAAAGTACGCGGTGCTCCAGCGATTGGTATTGCTGCTGCATTTGGTGTTGTATTGGGTGCCAAATCATACGATGGAACGACTATTCAAGGGTGGCTGGATCACGTAAAATCCATATGCGCCCATCTCGCTACGTCTCGTCCAACAGCGGTAAACCTGTTCTGGGCACTCGATCGTATGATGCAAAGAGCCAATGTTGTTGTTGAATCCGGCTTGAGCCTGGAAGAAGGCACGGATGCTCTTGAAGTAGAAGCTCTGTTGATTCAGAAGGAAGACGAAGAAGTATGCCGCATGATCGGCGAGAATGCACTGCCTTTGTTCGAAGATGGTATGGGGGTGCTCACTCACTGTAATGCAGGCGGACTGGCTACAGCGAAATACGGCACGGCAACAGCTCCAATGTATCTCGCACAGGAACGTGGCATTCACCTGAAAGTATTTGCAGACGAGACTCGTCCTGTACTTCAGGGTGCACGTCTGACTGCATTTGAGTTGCAGCAAGCGGGCATTGACGTAACACTGCTCTGTGATAACATGGCAGGTATGGTCATGTCCAAAGGCTGGGTCCAAGCCGTTATCGTCGGAACAGACCGTGTGGCAGCGAACGGCGATGTAGCTAACAAAATCGGAACCTACAGCCTAGCCGTGCTTGCCAAGGCTCACAATATTCCGTTCTATGTAGCAAGTCCATTATCGACGATTGACTTGTCTACTCCATCCGGAGATCTTATTCCGATTGAGGAACGAGCTGCGGAGGAAGTAACCGAAGGATTTGGCAAACGTACTGCACCGCAAGGTGTTAAAGTATTTAATCCGGCGTTTGACGTAACGCCTAACGAATATGTAACAGCCATCATCACGGAAAAAGGCGTTGTTCGCGCACCTTTCCAAGAAAATCTGGCTGCCTTGTTCGCGAAGGAAGAAGCTTAA
- a CDS encoding DUF1805 domain-containing protein, which yields MVTMEPIVVGEHVLVGVEVKLPKTTLLTINTSKGYIMCGALDVGLLNEKLGDRKIIAARAVGVRTLEQLLHAPMESVTTEAEAMGITVGMTGVEALLKMI from the coding sequence ATGGTGACGATGGAGCCTATCGTAGTTGGAGAGCATGTATTGGTTGGGGTAGAAGTCAAGCTGCCCAAAACAACGTTGTTGACCATTAATACATCCAAAGGATATATCATGTGCGGAGCACTCGATGTGGGATTACTTAATGAGAAGCTCGGGGATCGCAAAATTATTGCGGCTCGGGCGGTTGGTGTGCGTACACTGGAGCAGTTGCTGCATGCACCTATGGAGTCGGTGACAACTGAGGCCGAAGCCATGGGCATTACGGTTGGCATGACGGGTGTAGAAGCTTTGTTGAAAATGATCTGA
- a CDS encoding DNRLRE domain-containing protein codes for MSNSLSVMYRSQGDLSAIIQAASKFDLEGILYVRPHNRAHGKYELLEAPRVTVNLKPVADATTRSQTHLQTLNFGDTQRMMIGSDEIEQFESFIHFGDLDTRIRDLLHLEEAKLRLYYTGTLAPGAHIELHQPDTLWREYGITYANRPQSIQFLSSSYIIDTTERYVEFDMIALFQMWREGILSNVGMIIQSSGNTPIYFNTRESSKPPVLQIKYITSQIYSIGRTEIGSEIFIYGAGRKDIASTLVVHSDIGLDWLKSQLYVHRYEDHMHHDIPQVIAVSRPDLDADLTVAKRIDAELDSNISIVESRMEEKETWVVVSKPELHSQFITAIRTTKDTDGKLAVRIGLDDEKTVEIAVSHPDLPSVITVDRQMSLVSTLTISQSFYDGRDTSLVVSLPDLHASLEVSNYTKATSTLGSLLTVMYDGDSTVISEIMVNKPDLNSVLQVRALDHDERAGSLEIPYLEEQPGHLSISRPDVFSSIEVKYMDVLDGHISIKEREYLDGYLQVREWKDMQSTVDVRQIVDMATEMIISKPDLAAYVLPRVIANEDLDSITSIRKRDASDLVTTVMVKSPGNQAYFYIL; via the coding sequence TTGAGCAATTCGTTATCTGTGATGTACAGGTCGCAAGGAGATCTGAGCGCAATCATTCAAGCAGCGTCCAAATTTGATCTTGAAGGCATATTGTACGTGCGGCCACATAACCGTGCACACGGCAAATATGAATTACTGGAAGCACCGCGTGTAACTGTTAACCTGAAGCCTGTTGCCGATGCGACCACACGAAGCCAAACTCACTTGCAGACGCTCAACTTTGGTGATACACAGCGTATGATGATCGGCAGCGACGAGATAGAGCAATTCGAATCATTTATACATTTCGGTGATTTGGATACCAGAATACGGGATCTGTTACATTTGGAAGAAGCTAAATTGAGGTTATATTACACAGGAACCCTGGCACCAGGAGCACACATTGAGCTGCATCAGCCGGATACATTGTGGCGGGAGTACGGAATAACGTATGCGAACAGACCTCAGTCCATTCAGTTCTTATCGTCCAGTTATATCATTGATACGACTGAACGTTATGTTGAGTTTGATATGATCGCATTATTTCAAATGTGGAGAGAAGGCATTCTTTCGAATGTAGGAATGATTATTCAGTCTAGCGGTAACACGCCGATATACTTCAACACTCGTGAGTCTTCCAAACCACCAGTTCTGCAGATCAAATATATCACTTCGCAGATCTATTCCATCGGTCGAACCGAAATCGGAAGTGAAATATTTATTTATGGTGCAGGTCGCAAGGATATAGCTTCAACGTTAGTTGTACACAGTGATATTGGGCTGGACTGGCTTAAATCGCAGCTGTACGTCCACCGCTATGAGGATCACATGCATCATGATATACCTCAAGTCATCGCGGTCAGCCGTCCGGATCTGGATGCGGACCTGACTGTAGCTAAACGTATCGATGCGGAACTGGATTCGAACATTTCTATTGTTGAGAGCAGGATGGAAGAGAAGGAAACGTGGGTTGTTGTTTCTAAACCCGAGCTTCATTCGCAGTTCATTACTGCTATACGGACAACTAAGGATACAGACGGTAAACTTGCCGTCAGAATAGGTCTGGACGACGAAAAAACTGTAGAAATCGCAGTGAGTCATCCTGACTTACCTTCAGTTATTACGGTAGATAGACAGATGTCTCTCGTCAGTACATTGACGATTTCACAGTCGTTCTATGATGGACGTGATACGAGTTTAGTTGTATCCCTACCTGATCTTCATGCTTCATTGGAAGTCTCCAATTATACCAAAGCAACTTCAACGTTGGGGTCTTTGCTAACGGTCATGTACGACGGTGATTCGACTGTCATTTCGGAGATTATGGTGAATAAGCCTGATCTGAATAGTGTTCTTCAAGTCAGAGCATTAGATCATGATGAGAGGGCGGGCAGTCTTGAGATTCCTTATTTGGAAGAACAGCCTGGGCACTTAAGTATCTCCAGACCTGATGTATTTTCCAGCATTGAGGTCAAGTATATGGATGTTCTGGATGGCCACATTAGTATCAAGGAAAGAGAATACTTGGATGGTTATCTTCAGGTGCGAGAGTGGAAGGATATGCAGTCTACGGTAGATGTGAGACAGATTGTGGATATGGCTACTGAAATGATCATTTCCAAGCCTGATCTGGCTGCTTATGTCCTACCAAGAGTGATTGCGAATGAAGATTTAGATTCGATCACAAGTATCCGTAAACGGGATGCCAGTGATTTAGTGACCACAGTGATGGTGAAGAGTCCAGGGAATCAAGCGTATTTTTACATTTTATAA
- a CDS encoding SPRY domain-containing protein has product MEIIPVTLNPNDMGSGFTLSNGNLTVVTSTDYRAIRATHGKSNGKWYWEVKYDAGVKNVHIGVSNKSFLLTGNIVADSSMWRTYYGNSGNKYPENTAYSTVWDIGTVVGVALDLDNGTLEFFKNGVSMGISHTNVKELGEVYPTLGSFSANSKTVTVNFGERPFLHNVPSGFKAYNLVYSNKFLISSEGKHYSITNKYKDNAIPAMTSNTTPSGVVDASSTYTTFYPWKAFDRIVDPNGWVAASGILVGWLSYEFPQAKLITAYSIKSGTTPVNRPPKTWTFEGWDGTKWVILDTRTNEPNFTVEEFRLYEFKNKVGFKKYRINVTANQGAGDFLAIGDLGMYEAERYISFVKNSEGSILEHGMSKGMIIDLEDEFNERRSLVKDSEKIGSGKVFKLKIDTSKVPLKKVTTIVIS; this is encoded by the coding sequence ATGGAAATAATCCCAGTTACATTAAACCCAAACGATATGGGTTCAGGGTTCACTCTATCTAATGGTAACCTTACCGTAGTCACCTCAACTGATTATCGTGCTATTCGTGCTACACACGGTAAGTCAAATGGTAAATGGTATTGGGAGGTTAAATATGATGCCGGAGTAAAAAATGTTCATATTGGGGTATCCAACAAATCATTCCTTTTAACAGGGAATATTGTTGCAGATAGCTCAATGTGGAGAACTTATTATGGTAACAGCGGGAACAAGTATCCGGAAAATACAGCATACAGTACAGTATGGGATATTGGGACTGTTGTGGGTGTCGCACTTGATCTTGACAATGGAACATTAGAGTTTTTTAAGAATGGTGTTAGTATGGGCATTAGTCACACTAATGTAAAGGAATTAGGAGAAGTTTATCCTACTCTAGGCTCTTTTAGTGCAAATAGTAAAACAGTCACAGTTAATTTTGGTGAAAGACCCTTTTTACATAATGTTCCTTCCGGATTTAAAGCATACAACTTAGTTTACTCTAATAAATTTTTAATTTCATCAGAGGGCAAGCACTATAGCATTACAAATAAATACAAAGATAATGCTATACCTGCAATGACATCAAACACTACTCCATCAGGTGTTGTTGATGCAAGTTCGACTTACACAACATTTTATCCTTGGAAAGCATTTGATAGAATTGTGGATCCAAATGGATGGGTTGCTGCTAGTGGAATTTTGGTGGGATGGTTAAGCTATGAATTTCCACAGGCCAAACTGATAACTGCATATTCTATAAAATCTGGAACAACTCCAGTTAACAGACCTCCAAAAACGTGGACATTTGAGGGATGGGATGGTACGAAATGGGTTATCCTTGACACCCGAACAAATGAGCCTAACTTTACTGTAGAAGAGTTCCGTCTCTATGAGTTTAAGAATAAAGTTGGATTCAAGAAGTATAGAATTAATGTTACTGCCAACCAAGGGGCTGGAGACTTTTTGGCGATTGGTGACTTGGGTATGTATGAAGCTGAAAGGTACATATCTTTCGTGAAAAATTCGGAAGGAAGTATTCTTGAACATGGGATGAGCAAAGGAATGATTATTGATTTGGAGGATGAATTCAACGAAAGAAGATCATTGGTTAAAGATAGTGAAAAAATCGGTTCAGGGAAAGTCTTTAAACTAAAAATCGACACTAGCAAAGTGCCATTGAAGAAAGTAACAACTATTGTAATCAGTTAA
- a CDS encoding SPRY domain-containing protein gives MHISWRSFDNVSLSNNNLTAILPTHLQSTIATGNGVSSGKWYWEVTVQSAGAIIGVTSTTTGGQIWNTVNHRGYFSGAAKWGGTSGTSYGATFGLGDVISVLLDMDAGTIEFWKNGVTQGVAFTNVKSLGTVYPFYGNPTGTGIPSTATARFERKAFSYQVPEEYLHYDIKDKILLSSGDKNYCLENVVSRENAVPVMTSASNIDAKVTASAYNASDYPWYAFDGIVNATARPFWYTNSTSPEGGHWLQVEFEKQKVVSGISLVSLLITGSSYSIKEFELYGSNDGAVYEKLYVNTQPNVGTKKYYDFENSKAYSYYRINILSSYHLVTTVGVSQMEIFQKSNEIMYVLDTSDELSFNKYGMKSDKSFNGAVDNIKDVIKANFPLDSGKSFEHIINMLKRRVDKITLG, from the coding sequence ATGCATATATCGTGGAGATCGTTTGACAATGTTTCTTTGAGTAACAATAATTTAACTGCCATATTACCTACGCATCTACAATCTACAATAGCGACAGGTAATGGAGTGTCTTCGGGCAAATGGTACTGGGAAGTAACAGTTCAAAGCGCGGGTGCAATAATAGGTGTAACTAGCACCACAACAGGTGGACAGATATGGAATACTGTGAATCATAGAGGTTACTTTAGCGGGGCGGCAAAGTGGGGAGGAACTTCGGGTACTTCTTATGGAGCAACTTTTGGTTTAGGAGACGTTATAAGCGTACTATTGGATATGGATGCTGGAACAATTGAGTTTTGGAAGAATGGTGTAACACAAGGTGTAGCATTCACTAACGTTAAATCTCTTGGAACTGTATATCCCTTTTACGGAAACCCAACAGGAACTGGTATACCATCAACTGCAACTGCTAGATTTGAAAGAAAAGCATTCTCTTATCAAGTTCCAGAGGAATATCTACACTATGATATTAAAGATAAAATCTTACTTTCATCTGGGGATAAAAACTATTGCCTTGAAAATGTAGTTAGCAGAGAAAATGCTGTGCCAGTTATGACATCGGCTTCGAATATTGATGCAAAAGTAACTGCAAGTGCTTACAACGCTTCTGACTATCCTTGGTATGCGTTTGATGGAATTGTAAACGCCACAGCTAGACCATTTTGGTATACAAATTCAACCTCACCGGAAGGAGGACATTGGTTACAAGTTGAATTTGAAAAACAAAAAGTAGTTTCGGGAATATCTTTAGTATCATTACTTATAACAGGAAGCTCATACTCTATCAAGGAGTTTGAATTATATGGATCTAATGATGGTGCTGTATATGAGAAGTTATATGTAAACACACAACCTAATGTCGGAACGAAGAAATATTACGATTTTGAGAATAGTAAAGCATATTCATATTATCGAATAAACATTTTGAGTTCGTATCATTTAGTCACTACTGTTGGGGTAAGTCAAATGGAGATATTTCAGAAGAGTAACGAGATTATGTACGTATTGGATACAAGTGATGAACTTAGCTTTAACAAGTACGGCATGAAAAGTGATAAGTCATTTAATGGTGCGGTTGATAATATCAAAGATGTGATTAAAGCGAATTTCCCCTTAGATTCAGGTAAATCCTTTGAACACATAATTAATATGTTAAAACGCCGAGTAGATAAAATTACCCTCGGCTAA